A DNA window from Taeniopygia guttata chromosome 8, bTaeGut7.mat, whole genome shotgun sequence contains the following coding sequences:
- the LAMC2 gene encoding laminin subunit gamma-2 has protein sequence MSRQCIFDWQLLRETGNGYRCLGCLGNTEGPRCERCQEGFFRRRGEQCCLPCLCHPWGSLGPQCDSDGRCSCKPGAMGDKCDQCQLGFESLSEAGCRRSGQSLQCECDPAGSTGDCHSGRCVCKESVTGEQCQRCKQHFYNLDARNPAGCSPCFCYGHSVTCISADNYSAHNITSSFQQGSEGWRGVHESGSPAQLQWSPRHQDAFIAARTSEPIYFVAPAKFLGNQQLSYGQTLSFAYRLDRGGRQPSPHDVVLEGHGLRVTAPFLPQGEVLPCGISQIYTFRLDEHPSSKWSPRLNHFEFRRLLGNLTALWIRATFGEYSTGYLDNVTLVSAQPVPGVPAPWVERCQCPAEYRGQFCQSCAPGYRRDAPGQGPFSICVPCNCQGGGTCDPDTGECYSGDENVGNGASCPFGSYREPRQPHSCRTCPCGPGQGCSVGPGAEEVVCDHCPPGAAGARCEYCADGYFGDPAASQPCQPCRCNGNVEPNAVGNCDRRTGECLKCIYNTAGFYCDRCKDGFFGNPLASDPADKCRACNCDSVGAEPLKCRSDGSCICKPGFEGPRCEESECPACYGQVKVQVDLYLQQLAELELLLSEVRAGGGTESQELEGRMLVAEEMLQTILREALSLQASDRSLEGRVARMKGQGSSSQSRVDEIKATVERVRALGSQYERQVQETRQLLERARLDLDRSGTALLRVTIPVSSFPGGSNQFLLLAQEALRLANRHTQAASAIDQAARAAREDARQALELLRAAAGGDTAVGALPGLPRRYEELKSLVGGLKADADGMASKADTAYQGSLVLLSSLSRLTEMDISSFQEEASRLKQDSSALLGLVDTSLAQYRALQSRVGQWEEEAKQLLQGQEGERAKLTQLLSRATLARSTALQAVSAGNATFYEVEQILKSLKEFNLQADDKRREAKDAMRRLPIISSMVTTAREKSDRAKGIVGSAASESKAGSSMAEEVKEITTGIQEEIARLKEEANRTADGVLALEKAVATLQHEAKEVDDTFERKLSEVEADATVIEKTAQEAQRVHDKAGQAGAAVQQMLSALEELLRLMNQPGAVDEEGLRQLEANFSKAKSRSKQLKAEMSELEQTAALQKDRVRVLESSIDDILADIKNLEDIQKSLPPGCYNTKAIELP, from the exons ATGTCCAGGCAGTGCATCTTTGACTGGCAGCTCCTGAGGGAGACGGGGAACGGGTACCGCTGCCTCGGCTGCCTGGGCAACACGGAGGGGCCCCGCTGCGAGCGCTGCCAGGAGGGCTTCTTCCGACGGCGGGGGGAGCagtgctgcctgccctgcctctgccacccCTGGG GTTCCCTCGGCCCCCAGTGTGACAGCGATGGGCGCTGCAGCTGCAAACCCGGAGCGATGGGGGACAAGTGCGACCAGTGCCAGCTGGGCTTCGAGTCCCTGTCCGAGGCAGGGTGCAGGAGGAGCGGGCA GAGCCTGCAGTGTGAGTGTGACCCAGCTGGCAGCACGGGAGACTGTCACTCTGGCCGCTGTGTCTGCAAGGAGAGCGTCActggagagcagtgccagaG GTGCAAGCAACACTTCTATAACCTGGATGCCAGAAACCCTGCAGGATGCTCCCCCTGCTTCTGCTACGGGCACTCGGTCACGTGTATCAGTGCGGACAACTACAGTGCCCACAACATCACCTCTTCCTTCCAGCAAG GTTCTGAGGGCTGGCGAGGTGTCCATGAAAgcggctccccagcccagctccagtgGTCCCCACGCCACCAGGATGCCTTCATAGCAGCAAGGACATCGGAGCCGATATACTTCGTGGCACCTG CAAAATTCCTTGGGAACCAGCAGCTGAGCTATGGCCAGACACTCTCCTTTGCTTACCGCCTGGACCGAGGGGGACGCCAGCCGTCTCCACATGACGTGGTCCTGGAAGGACATGGCCTGAGAGTCACTGCCCCCTTCTTGCCCCAGGGAGAGGTCCTGCCCTGCGGCATCAGCCAGATCTACACGTTCAG GCTGGATGAGCACCCAAGCAGCAAGTGGAGCCCAAGGCTGAATCACTTTGAATTTCGCAGGCTGCTGGGAAACCTGACAGCCCTCTGGATCCGAGCCACCTTTGGGGAATACA GCACCGGCTACCTCGACAATGTCACCCTGGTGTCAGCACAGCCcgtccccggtgtccccgcacCGTGGGTGGAGCGCTGCCAGTGCCCGGCGGAGTACCGGGGGCAGTTCTGCCAGAGCTGTGCCCCTGGATACCGCAGAGACGCCCCCGGCCAGGGGCCCTTCAGCATCTGCGTGCCCTGCAACTGCCAGGGGGGAGGAACTTGTGATCCTGACACCG GTGAATGTTACTCAGGAGATGAAAATGTGGGCAATGGTGCCAGCTGCCCCTTCGGCTCCTACCGAGAGCCCCGGCAGCCACACAGCTGCAGGACCTGTCCCTGCGggcctggccagggctgctccGTGGGGCCAGGTGCTGAGGAGGTCGTCTGTGACCACtgccctcctggagctgctg gTGCCCGTTGTGAGTACTGTGCCGACGGCTATTTTGGGGAtccagcagcttcccagccctgccagccgTGCCGGTGCAATGGCAACGTGGAGCCCAATGCCGTGGGCAACTGCGACCGCCGGACCGGAGAGTGCCTCAAGTGCATCTACAACACCGCCGGCTTCTACTGTGACCGCTGCAAGGATGGCTTCTTCGGGAACCCCCTGGCCTCTGACCCCGCTGACAAGTGCAGAG CCTGTAACTGCGACTCAGTCGGTGCCGAGCCCCTGAAGTGCAGGAGTGACGGGAGCTGCATCTGCAAACCTGGCTTTGAGGGTCCCCGTTGTGAAGAGAGTGAGTGCCCAGCTTGCTATGGCCAGGTGAAAGTGCAG GTGGATCTgtacctgcagcagctggcagagctggagctgctcttgtCAGAGGTGCGAGCTGGCGGTGGGACcgagagccaggagctggaggggaGGATGCTGGTGGCTGAGGAGATGCTGCAGACCATCCTCAGGGAAGCCCTGAGCCTTCAAG CCTCTGACAGGTCTCTGGAAGGCCGTGTGGCCAGGATGAAGGGGCAAGGGTCCAGCTCCCAGAGTCGCGTGGATGAGATCAAGGCAACAGTGGAGAGAGTGAGGGCTCTGGGGAGCCAGTATGAGAGGCAGGTGCAGGAGACCCgtcagctgctggagagagccagGCTGGACCTGGATCGCAGTGGCACCGCTCTCCTTCGGGTG ACCATTCCTGTTTCAAGCTTTCCTGGGGGTTCAAATCAGTTCTTGCTGCTGGCCCAGGAGGCTCTGAGACTGGCCAACAG GCACACCCAGGCAGCCAGTGCCATTGACCAGGCTGCGAGGGCGGCGCGGGAGGACGCGCGGCAGGCGCTGGAGCTGCTGCGCGCGGCCGCCGGCGGAGACACCGCCGTGGgcgccctgccagggctgcccaggag GTACGAGGAGCTCAAGTCACTGGTTGGAGGCCTGAAGGCTGATGCTGATGGAATGGCCTCCAAGGCAGACACGGCTTATCAGGGCAGCCTGgtgctcctcagctccctgtccCGCCTGACAGAGATGGACATCAGCTCCTTTCAG GAGGAAGCCTCGAGGCTGAAGCAGGACTCAAGTGCCCTGCTGGGCCTGGTGGACACCTCCCTGGCCCAGTACCGGGCCCTGCAGAGCCGCgtggggcagtgggaggaggAAGCCAAGCAGCTGCTCCAAGGGCAAGAGGGCGAGAGAGCG AAGCTGACACAGCTGCTGTCCCGAGCCACCCTtgccaggagcacagccctgcaagCCGTGAGCGCTGGCAATGCCACCTTCTACGAGGTGGAACAGATCCTCAAGAGCCTCAAGG AGTTCAACCTGCAAGCAGATGACAAGAGAAGGGAAGCCAAAGATGCCATGAGGAGGCTGCCCATTATCAGCAGCATGGTCACCACTGCCAGGGAGAAGTCAGACCGAGCCAAAGGGATCGTGGGCAGCGCCGCTTCTGAGTcaaaggcaggcagcagcatggCAGAGGAGGTGAAGGAAATCACCACAGGGATCCAAGAG GAGATTGCCCGGCTGAAGGAGGAAGCCAACAGGACGGCTGACGGCGTCCTCGCCCTGGAGAAGGCAGTGGCCACCCTGCAGCACGAGGCCAAGGAAGTGGATGACACATTTGAGAGGAAACTCTCGGAGGTTGAGGCAGATGCTACTGTGATAGAGAAG ACAGCTCAGGAAGCTCAGAGGGTCCACGACAAGGctggccaggcaggggcagctgtGCAGCAGATGCTGAGTGCCCTGGAAGAGCTGCTGCGTCTCATGA ACCAGCCTGGTGCTGTGGATGAGGAGGGCCTGAGGCAGCTTGAGGCGAacttcagcaaagccaaaagcagaagcaagcagcTGAAGGCGGAGATGTCGGAGCTGGAGCAGACGGCTGCGCTGCAGAAGGATCGGGTGCGcgtgctggagagcagcatcGATGACATCCTGGCTGATATTAAGAACCTGGAGGATATCCAGAAGAGTCTTCCTCCAGGCTGCTACAACACAAAAGCCATTGAATTGCCATGA